Genomic DNA from Nitrospirota bacterium:
ACTATAATAATAAAGACATCCGGATTGAAGAACGAAAAATACCTTCTATTTCTGATAACGAAATCCTGGTAAAGATGTGCGCTTGTGGAATATGCGGAACCGATATTATGGAATGGTACAGGCTTAGAAAGTCACCTCGTGTTCTTGGTCATGAAATGACAGGTGTAGTTGAAGCAATCGGTTTAAAAATAAAGAAGTTTAGAAAGAGCGATAGAGTATTTGTCTCACATCACGTGCCATGTTATAAATGTGATTATTGTGTCAAAGGTAACTTTACTGCTTGTGAATTACTTCACACAGGAAATTTTGATCCTGGAGGATTTGCAGAATTTGTAAGGATACCGGAAGAGAATGTTAAATACGGGACATTTATACTTCCAGAGAATATGACATTCGAAGAAGGTGTGATGATTGAGCCTTTAGGATGTGTAATCGCAGGACAGAAAAGGGTAGGGCTGAAAAAAGGTCAGACGGTTTTTATTATTGGTTGCGGTGTATCAGGACTTTTGCATATTCAGCTTGCAAAGATAA
This window encodes:
- a CDS encoding alcohol dehydrogenase catalytic domain-containing protein, with translation MKVAVYYNNKDIRIEERKIPSISDNEILVKMCACGICGTDIMEWYRLRKSPRVLGHEMTGVVEAIGLKIKKFRKSDRVFVSHHVPCYKCDYCVKGNFTACELLHTGNFDPGGFAEFVRIPEENVKYGTFILPENMTFEEGVMIEPLGCVIAGQKRVGLKKGQTVFIIGCGVSGLLHIQLAKIKKAKIIAMDINEFKLDKALEFGAHYIIDAKSYSIDVFKSINNGKLADIVIVCAASQQAVDNALLSIDRRGNVLFFAVPQNDIIIPSLSFWRDEITVTFSYGASPDDLKEAIEFISNGKINAKKMITHSVQLSNIQQGFQIASESGNSLKVVVVPDA